In Erigeron canadensis isolate Cc75 chromosome 1, C_canadensis_v1, whole genome shotgun sequence, a single window of DNA contains:
- the LOC122591238 gene encoding uncharacterized protein LOC122591238 — protein sequence MDLYEAGKERYLQLNELEELRQQAYENSSIHKERTKAWHDRRIRMKEFKGGPFEVIKGYPSGHVKLRGNSGGSFIVNGKRVKHYYEEDIYEDGGIEIGPYAVD from the exons ATGGATTTATACGAAGCTGGGAAGGAAAGGTACTTGCAGCTAAATGAATTAGAAGAACTTAGACAACAAGCCTATGAGAACTCTAGTATCCACAAGGAGAGAACAAAGGCATGGCATGATAGGAGGATTAGGATGAAAGAATTCAAGGGAG GACCATTTGAAGTCATAAAAGGTTACCCGTCGGGACATGTAAAGTTACGTGGCAATAGTGGGGGTAGTTTTATAGTCAACGGGAAGAGAGTGAAACACTACTATGAGGAAGATATCTATGAGGACGGAGGCATAGAAATTGGCCCTTATGCCGTAGATTAA